The following are from one region of the Gossypium hirsutum isolate 1008001.06 chromosome D03, Gossypium_hirsutum_v2.1, whole genome shotgun sequence genome:
- the LOC107950618 gene encoding nuclear pore complex protein NUP35, with protein sequence MSTVVHRTPKSGRQSLFYQDLASPISARRGKFSSPGQAAAVSALWQENFGSSDLPPPPMYTLEDRSDFSPESRILDYPMSPEIKSDPKSPVQSSGHDFSTPAKSKSGASTSFAILNGQQNQQSPASLSWWSPAKNSSSNEQDDKGKGSPVEGVVQPGALITLPPPREVARPEIQRNSVPAGNLDEEEWVTVYGFSPADTNLVLREFEKCGVILKHVPGPRDANWMHILYLNRSDAQRALSKNGMQINGALIIGVKPVDPMQREALNERINNQGFMTLPPPSSGTPELSNFRPSRPYYLQNGNTNARQSGSAAIANPTKSLGTKIMEYMFGY encoded by the exons ATGAGCACTGTAGTTCATAGAACTCCAAAATCGGGGAGACAGTCATTGTTTTACCAAGATTTGGCGTCACCGATCTCTGCCCGGAGAGGGAAATTCTCTAGTCCTGGTCAAGCGGCTGCTGTTTCAGCTTTATGGCAGGAGAATTTTGGAAGTTCAGATCTTCCACCTCCTCCTATGTACACCTTGGAGGACCGTTCAGATTTTTCTCCTGAATCTCGTATACTGGATTATCCTATGTCTCCCGAAATCAAGTCAGACCCAAAAAGCCCAGTTCAAAGTTCTGGACATGACTTCTCAACTCCAGCAAAGAGCAAGTCAGGGGCTAGCACTTCATTCGCTATACTTAATGGGCAGCAGAATCAGCAGAGCCCAGCAAGTTTGAGTTGGTGGTCACCCGCAAAGAATAGTAGTAGTAATGAGCAGGATGACAAGGGAAAGGGTTCTCCTGTTGAGGGTGTCGTTCAACCTGGTGCTCTTATCACACTTCCGCCTCCGAGGGAAGTTGCTAGGCCTGAGATACAAAGAAATTCTGTACCTGCAGGCAATCTGGATGAGGAAGAATGGGTTACAGTTTATGG ATTTTCTCCTGCTGATACAAATTTAGTTTTGCGAGAGTTTGAAAAGTGTGGTGTGATATTGAAGCATGTTCCTGGTCCAAGGGATGCTAACTGGATGCACATTCTCTATCTG AACCGATCTGATGCTCAGAGAGCTCTCAGCAAGAATGGAATGCAAATTAATGGAGCACTAATAATCGGTGTGAAGCCAGTAGATCCGATGCAACGTGAGGCTCtaaatgaaagaattaataatCAGGGTTTCATGACTTTGCCTCCACCATCAAGTGGAACACCAGAGCTGAGCAATTTCCGACCATCTCGCCCATACTATCTTCAAAATGGCAATACCAATGCACGACAATCAGGAAGCGCTGCTATTGCAAACCCTACAAAATCACTAGGGACCAAAATCATGGAATACATGTTTggatattag